One Pseudocalidococcus azoricus BACA0444 DNA segment encodes these proteins:
- a CDS encoding HigA family addiction module antitoxin, with product MKMHNPPHPGEVLKELCLEPLNLTVTDAAEALGVSRKTLSAILNGRAGISPEMAIRLGKAFDTSPESWLNQQMQYDLWQAEQTVGKIEVKRLSLA from the coding sequence ATGAAAATGCATAATCCACCACATCCTGGTGAGGTGCTGAAAGAACTTTGTCTTGAACCTTTAAATTTGACGGTGACTGATGCTGCTGAAGCTTTGGGTGTAAGCCGAAAAACCCTGTCCGCTATCTTAAATGGGAGGGCAGGCATTAGTCCCGAAATGGCGATTCGATTGGGGAAAGCTTTTGATACATCGCCCGAAAGCTGGCTGAATCAGCAAATGCAGTACGACCTTTGGCAAGCAGAGCAGACCGTTGGTAAGATTGAAGTCAAACGTTTATCACTTGCCTAA
- a CDS encoding type II toxin-antitoxin system RelE/ParE family toxin, with product MIDSFKHQGLEQFFASGTTRGIQAKHAKRIRMILARLNAATSPQDMNLPGLVLHELAGQRKGTWAVRVSGNWRITFTFDGVDASNVDLEDYH from the coding sequence ATGATAGACAGTTTCAAGCATCAAGGACTGGAGCAGTTCTTTGCATCAGGAACCACCCGAGGTATTCAGGCAAAGCATGCCAAGCGAATTCGGATGATTTTAGCCCGTCTCAATGCTGCGACTTCCCCGCAAGACATGAACTTGCCTGGATTAGTGCTTCATGAACTAGCAGGTCAACGCAAAGGAACCTGGGCGGTGAGAGTATCTGGAAACTGGCGAATTACGTTTACCTTTGATGGTGTTGATGCTAGTAATGTTGATCTTGAGGACTACCACTGA